The genomic interval TTTCGGCAGGGTGTGGTCTCCGTAGTATCCCTCTACATTAACAACACTGGTcatggctgaaaaaaaaatcagatcccCATGAAATGTCATGATATGAGGAACAGCAGCTACGACTGTCTCTAGGGTAATCCCCGTCCCTTCCATCCTTTTAGTATGGATGACTACTCTCCTTGGGCTTACATGGGGCACTGGGTAGGTTATGACTGTGTGAGGGCAGTTGCCAAAGGGCACGCTACAGCTTGCCAGCATCTGCGTCTCCAACACCCATAACACAGTTCAGTGGCTGTGGCGCTTTGCATAGGGACCCCAATAGGTCAGTATCGACgtaacgtctccgttccctccttcagggaatgacGGAATGACGGATTTTATTAAATGCCATAGAAGTATTGTtcaatgttagttcatgttaactaatattgttaactaatgttaataaatgaaaccttattgtaaagtgttaccgaaagtcattcaggtttggaacaacatgaggatagGAAAATGATTTTCatctaaattttaatttttgggtgaactatccctataatGCCAGCAAGCCACTTGACTACATCCTGATCTTTAATTTACAAGGCCAGCATTTCTGAAATATATTCCATCcaaataatgcaaatatttgCAACATGGCAAACTCTAAGATCTCAGAGAATAACTGTTTATTGAATTATGTGAATTGTTCAGTTAATAATAATTACCCCTCAACACCAGGTAGAGCCTTTTCTGTCAGAGTTCCTTGAGTGTCAGAAGTTGAAACTTCCTCCTCATCAGACGATCCAGCACTTGAGGATTCCTCATCACTGTCAGCCAGCACAGAGAGCCTGGACCTGCTACTACAGAACACATACAGACAAGACCTCATCATAACAAGATATAAACATAAACCCCACAAATTGTATTAGGATTGTActaagttttaatgtttttgaaagaagtctcttatgctcaccaaggctgcatttactagatattgtgaaatattattgcaatttaaattaactgtgttctatttaaatacattttaaaatgtgctttattcCTAGGATGGCATATCTGAACTTTCATCAACCATAactcttcagtatcacatgatttTTCATCGGAGATCTttcaaaatcattctaatataaagATTTGTTGTTCAAGAAACGTggcttattattatcaatgctgaaaacgtttgtgctgcttaatatttttgtggaaaccatgatatacgttttttcaggattctttaatgaatagaaagtacaaaagaacagcatttatttaaaatactgtatacaTTTTTAGTAACAATCTAAAAGtgtttactgacacttttgttcagtttaagtttttttttttaaacttttgaacggtagtgtaggTTATATAGTAGACTGCATATGCTAGGCTGTGTTGAGATAATAAGTACTCTATATTttccaggatattttttattattattttactggaTATTTTGGATTCTCAAAAAACTTACTACACATTGATGGTCTCCACCTCTGTCTCTGCCTCAAGGACTCCCTCCTTCCCAAGTTTGGAGAGGTTGATTTTGGTCTCTAGAGTCATCTGTAGTGCTCCTGTGTACTCCACCTCCAAATGCAACCATAGGCCTGACACACAaagatattttctatttttttctttttttcatttcaaaagttACCTGTTGTTGCTGTTACAACTGTTGATACAAATACTTTTACATTCAGTAAtaaatatctagttcagtcatgaaacacATGAAGTCTGCAAGCTATCTCATCATTACCACATGACACAAGCTGATTGTCCTTTACTGtttctgcagccaatgagattacttgctcaacatttaaatagtctggttcagtgttcgCTGTAGGTAAGTCCTGCAGCTtgctatcagagttcctctgaaaccctccacctcccccagttccacctgcctagatctgctacgggattTATATCTATTCatgcagcagcatatcttacatgctcacagcagcatgtctaAATCTaatagcagtagcaagtccatacttgctttgcagcagcgtagcagatccaGTTcgcaagaccaaatacattaatgCTGCCATATTTATTAACATGCCAAAAGTACtttgagagttgtcatgatttaactgtttatttaaagaaatgctTATTCAAAAATGCATGATTTGCATGATTTCtttttagaaattaaataaaaagtaataaaaaaagtaacagTTATATATATCAGCTCAGCTCACATACATTAATTTCCTAGTTTAATATTGGCTAATAATTTTGTAAAGTGCTAAAACCAAAGACTCTAAGAGCATGTGTTACTAATCTATATGGTCAAGATTAAAGCAACACGATCTGTTAATGCATAAATTGCACAAAATTATACCACAATAAAATGCCCACAAGTCTAGCACACATTATAAATCCATAAATGGGATGAGACCTGAGAGAGGGAGCCAGACTCTGTTGAAAGCCATTACATGTTACATAATGCTCACAGATCATGAGGCAGAGAGTAAAAGACACACACTGTGCCCCACACAATAATAACTTCACATCTCATGGGGATAATACATCCCGCATATGCTTCACAGCGGGCATTTCACCATGCAGCTGAGCGCGTAAACAGACACGTGTGCACACGCTCATAGACAAGCTGCTATTCGTTGAGAAGAGTGACGTGATGTTATGTGCTCCTTTGATCCCTGAGATTACAGAAGGATAATAACATCTCATCTACTGCTCAGTGCAGGAACATAATAACACATACGCTCAAGCAGTCCTGATGGATGAATGACCTAATATGCTCTTTTATAAGAGGCTCTTAGGAGCCCCACTCACCTCTGCTGTTGACCTGTGGTAGTGATGTGCCTGTTATCTGGGGCATGCTGGAGCCCATGGCCAGTTCGGTGAGGGTCAGTTCATCCATGAAGTAAGGCAACTGTTGTAAAGGAGGGTAAACTCAGAAATACATGCACACAGGGTAGGACCATTAATATTACAAACTatttgtttcactttttgaaattATGCTTGaggaagattaaaaaaaaaaaacatccacacACTTTGTCGAGTTAAAGAACATGATGTAATTTTTGTCTGTTCTCTTACCCGAATTTTGCTCAGCTTTTGCTGTATCTTCTGTTGGACTTTATCAGCCCAGTACTTCTCATGGAGGAAGTCCCAAAAGATTCGACCAATTAGTGCATTCAACCAGACAGGCTTTGTTTCTTCCTCACTGCAACAAAAGTTCTGGTCCTAAAGGGGTGATGGAAGAAAAAACTTTGgagtaattaaaaatgttaacccCTTTTCACTTGAATTGTCCTGcaaggagaaataaaaatattgctccttaatatatttcaagatagaaaacaaaacactgtgCCAAAAATATTGCTTCTGAAATAAAGTGGACCAGTGACACAACTTGTTCCACTTCAGGGGTAAACTGTCATATAAGAGATATGCTGAATCATTGTAAAGCATGAGAaagatttgcatttttaaatatgaacatttaaaaaaacaaattggttctgaaaaatgtgattaatcctattccaaaactgtatgaaattttagtatttttatgacattatgaaaatgcacaacaaaacaacattttggAATGCGATTAATAAATTAGCTTAAATTACGTTTcagaatattttaatgtaaaacatttttcaacattttgttATAGTATTTCCTGCATTTGGaggcaaaactcatttttagcCACTGCCTTTAAGCATCTCACACACTTCTCACAccccacaggaaaaaaaaaaataatttatgggTAATCTTTAGCCAAGTAATTTACCTAGTTTTATATTTCCCTAGTTTTATATAGCAATTTACCAGCATGTATTGCCAACATGTTTTAGACCTAGATAAATGTTCTTTGACATACCTGCCATGTAGAAAATTTACTTTGACTTGcccaaaaaacagcatttttagcattaaaaatgcttttctaATTTGCATTTGTCGATCACAGTCAGCTGCGCActagcgttcaaaagtttgaggttataatgttataaaagaatTCTGTTTCacataaatgctattctttgaactttttgttcatcaaacaatcctgaaaaaagtatcatggtttccacaataGCCTGCCTTGTTGGCAGAGGCTATTTATACTAACTCCGCCCACCATTTTTTGATTGAGCCAGACAAAATAACACATGAAATCCCACTGAAAACAGGATTAGTGGTGTGGAGAGTAAAGCGGGTGGTGTTGGCTTTTGAAGCGACCGACCTGAGTTTGAATCCGCCTTTTTACAAACTCATTCTTCTCCCTTTTTCTATTGCATATCAGCTCAGAGAAGcgattattataaataaaaatgaggaagatatttgaaaagtgaaaataaagtgcctaactgTTGCTTAATAGTGGGGGAATAAagtgttagggttaggggtaggtgtaggggacgactgtttttaataaattatgataTTAATACATATATTGGGGCACATTTCCATATACTATAGACAGTAAAGGTTTCAGTAAAAGAAAGGTTTAAATTCAGTAAAcaattttcagacttttttaaTAGTATTTCCTCTATTTGGAggcaacacttttttttctcaattttagcAACTGCCTCTAAGCCTCTGACACACTTCCCAGACCCACAGGAATCAAGctttgtttaataattaatgtCTAATCTTTAGCCAAATATTTTACCTAGTTTTATACATTAGCAATTCACCATCATGTAAAGCCTGTTTTAGACCTAAGATAAATGTGCTTAGACATACCTGCCATGTAGAAGATTTACTTTGACATGCTTTGGCAACATCTGTATATCATGAGCCTTTTTACATGATCACGTGACAAAGATTATTCACAGTTTGCTAGATGACAAAGCTTGTCCACTGACACAAAGCGTTCTATGACACAAAGCATGTTTGTTTGAAGCTCACCTGCTCTTTGTCAGTAGGACTGCCCTGGGTGCTGCTTTGGCAGGGGCTTTGAACAGGACTGGCGTGTGCTGAGAAGACGAGACTGGTCATGTAGGAAGTATAGTCTGGTAAAATGTTCTCCTTTACTTTGCCAACCAGATCACTATGGAACACGTCTTCACTGCTGTCCTTGACTGAGCCTTCAACACCATTTGCCAGACCCAGAGGGCTCTCCTCATGCAATACAGATTTATCTACAgagcaaaagtaatgattagaatagtgttttttttgttgttgtttttttgttttttacagtattaTAGAGGAAGAGCAACTTTGGTACAGGACCATggttacttactttttttttacccaattAGAACTGTTCATTAATGAAAACATGGCATAACAATCAACACATATATTTTTTGTACAAAGTGCCTTGTGTATTGATACTCTTTTAGCATTATtgatatatgaaataataaaataattgctatattaaatacataaattattattattaaatagtaataagataattataaaatatattaaataatattaaattaatatatctaatattttacacatgcactcagaaaatatttatttaagatttatacactatattgccaaaagtattgggacactcCTCCagatcattgaattcaggtgttccaatcacttccatggccacaggtgtataaaatcaagcacctaggcatgcagactgcttctacaaacatttgtgaaagaatgggtcgctctcaggagctcagtgaattcaagcatggtacagtgataggttgccacctgtgcaataagtccatttgtgaaatttcctcagtactaaatattccacggtcaactgttagtggtatcataacgaagtggaagcaattgggaacaacagcaactcagccacgaagtggtaggtcAAGTAAAATCAgggagcggggtcagcgcatgcagaggcgcacagtgtgcagaagtcgccaactttctgcagagtcaatagctacagacctccaaacttcatgtggccttcagattagctcaagaacagtgtgtagagagcttcatggaatgggtttccatgaccgagcagctgcatccaagcattacatcaccaagtgcaatgcaaagcgttggatgcagtggtgtaaagcacgccgccactggactctagagcagtggagacgtgttctctggagtgacgaatcacgcttctctgtctggcaatccaatggatgagtctgggtttggcggttgccaggagaacggtacttgcctgactgcactgtgccaagtgtaaagtttggtggaggggggattatggtgtggggttgtttttcaggggttgggcttggccccttaaggcaggaacacaccaagccgacgccgttgaactagtggtgacgaaagcagactgcggggttggctcacgtcggcagcgtctgggtccaaagttgccctgacacaccaaaccgacgctcgacagccgacggcaggtagcacgtccgttctgcgcctgcataAGAttaaatgcctttccgtaccagcaggtggcagtagctgaacagccaatcagaatgatcagatggcccgacggaccgacgagctccgacgctaattcaacatattgaatcggccgaaaaaaagctgacgaggaccaacttcagccgacgatgcggaacacactgagaaaacttagtcggccgacaaacaaaaactgcccgacggccgatcgtcagcttggtgtgtccctgcctttagttccagtgaaaggaactcttaatgcttcagcataccaagacatcccaactttgtgggaacagtttggggatggccccttcctgttccaacataactgcgcaccagtgcacaaatcaaggtccataaagacatggatgagcgagtctGGTGTGagggaacttgactggcctgcacagagtcctgacaaCCCGATAGAACAACCTTTGGGATGAAATAGAGCGGCcatctcgccaacatcactgcctgacctcacaaatgcgcttctagaagaatggtcaaaaattcccataaacacactcctaaaccttgtggaaagccttcccagaaaaaGCTGCAAaaggtgggccaactccatattaaaccatacggattaagaatgggatgtcattaaagttcatgtgcacgtaaaggcaggcgtcccaaaacttttggcaatatagtgtatgtttgATATGCATATAAAATTTCTTTCTATTTGGATTACATAGATCAGTGCATTTGGATGATGTGTATGCTGTTTTCCGAACTCGGATGTGCACCAGTGAACCGCAAACCAAGTTCATACACAATAACCAGGTTTATATATGTATCATCAATAAATCCAATTGGTTTTATTCTCATACAATTTAACTAATCGAATATTGTT from Ctenopharyngodon idella isolate HZGC_01 chromosome 12, HZGC01, whole genome shotgun sequence carries:
- the tex2l gene encoding testis-expressed protein 2 isoform X2, producing the protein MTSLVFSAHASPVQSPCQSSTQGSPTDKEQDQNFCCSEEETKPVWLNALIGRIFWDFLHEKYWADKVQQKIQQKLSKIRLPYFMDELTLTELAMGSSMPQITGTSLPQVNSRGLWLHLEVEYTGALQMTLETKINLSKLGKEGVLEAETEVETINVYSRSRLSVLADSDEESSSAGSSDEEEVSTSDTQGTLTEKALPGVEGAAAGGSTSRRILRFVDKIAKSKYFQKATENEYIKKKIEEMSNTPLLLAVEVQELSGTLAVNIPPPPTDRIWYGFCGPPKLDLRVRPKLGEREVTFCHVTEWIEKKLQDEFQKVFVLPNMDDIYLPLMHSGMDNPTASQQHPAKLSQHSSVASTDRCDLEHTAELQ